A window from Verrucomicrobiota bacterium encodes these proteins:
- a CDS encoding sigma-70 family RNA polymerase sigma factor: MPRALKPRATSKPAPRRRRAVRPEPALPGTPAPAPRVVVVREEVPPLSARERGSYDGDSAIKLYLREVGQVALLTPREEIELAARIKKGDKAAREHMIKANLRLVVKIAHDYEFFGLPLLDLINEGNIGLMKAVERFDPKKGGKLSTYGAWWIKQSIKRALANQSKTIRLPVHLVDKIAKMRRVALKLQEAFGREPTDEELAEEMGMTPLKVAQMRSAAIRPTSLDANINDNPDSANYSEVIADESATTPYEDLEDKTVTAMLQEMVKTLPEREATIIRFRFGLDGGPERTLEEVGVKFGVTRERVRQIQNFSLRKLRRMIEKLERTPE, encoded by the coding sequence ATGCCACGAGCCTTGAAGCCAAGAGCCACGTCCAAACCCGCGCCGCGCCGCAGGCGGGCCGTGCGCCCGGAGCCGGCGTTGCCCGGCACCCCGGCACCCGCGCCCCGCGTCGTGGTTGTCCGCGAGGAAGTTCCCCCACTCAGCGCCCGCGAGCGCGGCTCCTACGATGGCGACAGCGCGATCAAGCTCTACCTTCGCGAAGTCGGCCAGGTTGCGTTGCTCACACCGCGGGAGGAGATCGAACTCGCCGCCAGGATCAAGAAAGGTGACAAGGCGGCGCGCGAGCACATGATCAAGGCCAACCTCCGGCTGGTGGTGAAGATCGCCCACGATTACGAGTTCTTCGGCCTGCCCCTGCTCGACTTGATCAACGAGGGCAACATCGGCCTGATGAAGGCCGTGGAGCGCTTCGACCCGAAGAAGGGCGGCAAGCTCTCCACCTACGGGGCATGGTGGATCAAGCAGTCCATCAAGCGTGCGCTCGCCAATCAGTCCAAGACCATCCGGCTCCCGGTCCATCTCGTGGACAAGATCGCCAAGATGCGCCGCGTGGCGTTGAAGCTCCAGGAGGCGTTCGGCCGCGAGCCCACCGACGAGGAACTCGCCGAGGAAATGGGGATGACTCCGCTGAAGGTCGCGCAGATGCGCAGCGCCGCCATTCGCCCCACCTCACTCGACGCGAACATCAACGACAACCCGGATTCGGCCAACTACTCCGAGGTCATCGCCGACGAATCCGCAACCACCCCTTACGAGGATCTTGAGGACAAGACCGTCACCGCAATGCTCCAGGAGATGGTCAAGACGCTGCCCGAGCGCGAAGCGACGATCATCCGGTTTCGATTCGGCCTCGACGGCGGCCCCGAGCGCACGCTCGAGGAAGTCGGCGTGAAGTTTGGCGTCACCCGCGAGCGCGTCCGCCAGATTCAGAACTTCTCGCTGCGCAAACTGCGCCGGATGATCGAGAAGCTTGAACGCACCCCGGAATAG
- a CDS encoding adenine phosphoribosyltransferase, whose translation MSESRVTSAELERAIRNVPDFPKPGIQFKDITPVLENARLFAGCIDLLTDRIRPGTVDTVVGIDARGFIFAAAAALKLGAGFVPVRKKGKLPYATFEQSYDLEYGSATVAIHTDAVKSGARVLLVDDLLATGGTAAAAAALLQRVGAQIVAINFFIELAGLNGREKLKGLPVHSLVTY comes from the coding sequence ATGAGCGAATCCCGCGTCACGTCCGCCGAATTGGAGCGCGCCATCCGCAACGTCCCGGACTTCCCCAAGCCGGGAATCCAGTTCAAGGACATCACGCCCGTCCTCGAAAACGCCCGCCTTTTTGCCGGGTGCATTGACCTGCTCACCGACCGCATCCGCCCCGGCACGGTGGACACCGTGGTCGGCATCGACGCCCGGGGCTTCATCTTCGCCGCCGCCGCCGCCCTCAAACTTGGCGCGGGCTTCGTCCCCGTCCGCAAGAAGGGCAAGCTCCCCTACGCCACCTTCGAGCAAAGCTACGATCTCGAATACGGCAGCGCGACCGTGGCCATCCACACGGATGCGGTGAAGTCCGGCGCGCGCGTGTTGCTCGTGGACGACTTGCTCGCCACGGGCGGAACCGCTGCGGCCGCGGCTGCGCTGCTCCAGCGGGTGGGCGCGCAAATCGTTGCGATCAACTTCTTCATCGAACTCGCCGGACTCAACGGCCGCGAGAAGCTCAAGGGCCTGCCCGTCCACTCGCTCGTGACGTATTAG
- a CDS encoding DUF1080 domain-containing protein, with protein sequence MIAAALKRHRATAATFSVSTALALFAGCATTDRDAGFVDLFNGRNLDGWQHVGKGSGYVVKDGMLICPKGGGGKLFSEKQYADFVLRLDFRLEAGGNNGIAIRCPLSDNAPHLLGTEIQILDDNDPKYSKLKPAQYCGSIYDVIPPKRGAVAAAGQWNSYEITYRGRRARVVLNGKVIVNANLNDVTDAETLTKHPGLLRDKGHVGFLGHGDQVEFRNIRIKELPVIALHNVPPEGFERLYTGRDLEGWRGALKGKAGSPPGRAALPKDELGKLQKEADDNMRAHWHPVAGGDLIFDGKGRNLVTARDYADYELLVDWKIAPLGDSGIYLRGQPQVQIWDREDKRGNPKRLGSGGLYNNQKNPTDPLVFADHAPGDWNRFRILMIGEKVHVFLNSELVVNNTTLENYFERGKPLPATGPIELQNHGNTLWFRNVFIREIKRGK encoded by the coding sequence ATGATAGCCGCTGCGCTCAAACGCCACCGTGCCACCGCCGCAACCTTCTCCGTTTCGACGGCGCTCGCCCTGTTCGCAGGCTGCGCCACCACGGACCGCGACGCGGGCTTCGTCGACCTTTTCAACGGGCGCAATCTTGACGGCTGGCAGCACGTCGGCAAAGGCTCCGGCTACGTCGTGAAGGATGGCATGCTCATCTGCCCGAAAGGCGGCGGCGGAAAACTCTTCTCCGAGAAACAATACGCCGACTTCGTGCTGCGACTCGACTTCCGCCTCGAGGCCGGCGGCAACAACGGCATCGCCATCCGCTGCCCGCTTTCCGACAACGCACCGCACCTGCTTGGCACGGAAATCCAGATTCTCGACGACAACGACCCGAAGTATTCGAAGCTCAAGCCCGCGCAGTATTGCGGATCGATTTACGACGTCATCCCCCCGAAACGCGGCGCCGTCGCCGCGGCGGGACAATGGAATTCCTACGAGATCACCTATCGCGGCCGTCGTGCCCGTGTGGTGCTCAACGGCAAGGTCATCGTGAACGCCAATCTTAACGACGTCACCGACGCCGAGACGCTCACCAAACATCCCGGCCTTCTGCGCGACAAGGGCCACGTCGGGTTCCTCGGCCACGGCGACCAGGTGGAGTTCCGAAACATCCGCATCAAGGAACTGCCGGTCATCGCGCTGCACAACGTGCCGCCCGAGGGATTCGAGCGCCTCTACACCGGCCGCGACCTCGAAGGCTGGCGCGGCGCGCTCAAGGGCAAGGCAGGCAGCCCGCCCGGCCGCGCCGCGCTGCCGAAGGACGAACTCGGAAAGCTCCAGAAGGAGGCCGACGATAACATGCGCGCCCACTGGCATCCCGTCGCCGGCGGCGACCTCATTTTCGACGGCAAAGGCCGCAACCTCGTCACCGCGCGCGACTACGCGGACTACGAATTGCTCGTGGACTGGAAGATTGCGCCGCTCGGCGACAGCGGCATCTACCTGCGCGGCCAGCCGCAGGTGCAGATTTGGGACCGCGAAGACAAGCGCGGCAACCCGAAGCGCCTCGGCTCCGGCGGCCTTTACAACAACCAGAAAAACCCGACCGACCCGCTCGTCTTCGCCGACCACGCGCCCGGCGACTGGAACCGTTTCCGCATCCTGATGATCGGCGAGAAAGTGCACGTGTTCCTCAACAGCGAGCTCGTCGTGAACAACACAACGCTGGAAAACTACTTCGAGCGCGGCAAGCCGCTGCCGGCGACGGGCCCCATCGAGCTGCAAAACCACGGCAACACGCTCTGGTTCCGCAACGTCTTCATCCGGGAGATCAAGCGGGGGAAGTAG